The region TTTGGTTTGTATTGTTTGGTGCACATCTGGGgcaataattttctttttttttttcttttcttttctctcagctTGCTTGTTAGCAGTGCCACCACCTCTGCCTTCTAGAGCCTTCCGAAATCCAGCAATGTTGCAGTTCTTGACTTCCACTCACCCCATTAAAAGGGCATTCTTACGTTTTGTTTTAGAGACATTCGCGAtgttattttgtaattaaaCCAGCTACTCTCTGACCGCTCACTTGTTCACCAGTGGAGCCAGAGAAAGCGCTAGTGTTTGCACTAGATGCATTCTGGGACATGTTCCAGTACGTACAGGGGTGAACGAGTTGCAGTAAACTGGGTGACTTCTAACTACACGAAGACAAATTGAGCTGATAATGCTTGATGCTCATGCTGGATGGTGTGGGTTGTACTGCAGCATCACTTATGCTCTTAGTACGGCATTTGACTAACATTTCACGGAGAGCCGATCCGTGCCGTAGTGAGCGGTCTGAAAAGAACGGTTGGGGGAAAACAACACAAAGATGCTGAAAATTTTGGCTTTGCGTGTTTGACTGCTGCCTGACAAAGTTATCGATGATGCATTGCTCTACTGTGCCTCATCTGGGATACACACTACTGCATTGTGAATCACTCACCTTCTCTTCATCTCCTGTCTGTCATTTCTTTGCACCTCCGCTTGCTTTCCCTCCCCCTTTCGTCGTCCTTTTACACGCCTATAAACTGCAGCCGGTATTTTGTTCCTGTCTTGTCTTATAAAAGATTATTCCAGTTCTCaggcacagtggtgcagtgagAGGACGTACAAGCACCTGCGCTGATCCAATGCAGCAACTACAGAGTCCGAACTCGTGCTGTCAGTGGAGCggaaagatgtgtgtgtgtgtgtgagtttgtaagAGTGGTAGAGGAGTGGAGAGTGGGCGTTGCAGAAAGAGCGAGAAGTGCAGAGTTGCCCCTGCTCGCATGCTGGTAGAGAGGCAGGGGAATTGCTGACTTCACTGTTTCTACTTTAAGATCCTCCCACATCACATCTCCCCAAAAGGTACCTCTGTTTCTTTAACGTGATCGAGGTTTATTTCTTCGCCATGCATACAGGGCAGCTCTAGGGATTTCGTTATACCTAACCTTTGACGTTAAAATCTTCCGACGCTCTGAGTTAACGTgtagtttttatctgtttatagttacatccacaaaacaagctaGTTATAAAGCTATAAACCAGTAGTACGTCCAGAATGCAGCCTGTCCTATTACCGATAACTCCGCTTTCCTGAAGCtggactgacactggagactccttccatcaattaCGAAAACGTTTAACATACAAGTCAAGTCCTACATCTGAATGATAACGCATTAGAATGAGGACAGTGTtatttgccttgcagccggCCTTATTCTTCGAGCTGCTGCTATTGGAAATTAATGatcgccttctgaccaataagaATCGAGATTTCACCAGAGTCTCCATTCAGTCACCATCACCTCCCAACTTTTGGCAAGCGCCCTGTTTTGAATCGCTGTAGCTGCATCGGACGTATCGGGACCAGTGCGCCGATTTGAATTGGAAATCCTTTACGGCCATTTTGTAGCAATCGGTAACCtcacgtgtttgtttgtttttgtttttgttttttttaaatggaacagAACAAACGTGATTTCCTATGCACGGTTGTAGCTTACTCTTTATTTGCAGTGTCCTCACATCCTTAATGCTGGCAGGCAGGTAAACGTACGAAAGGAAATGtgcgttcgtgtgtgtgtgtgtgtagtacagaAAGGAACATCCCGGGACGGAAGTTTTGAAAGGGCTTTTATTGGTGCTTTGTTTCCTGACGGCTGTTCTTTTTAGAAAAGCAGGATTCTTTAAGAGCTCTTTCATGAAGCCCAGCAGTGCTACATCCTCTGCCTACTAATGCCATCCTTTCTCCGTTtgtatgggtgagtgtgtaGCTCTTTGTTGGGACCAAACGTCCTCATACTAAttacactttttattattattattattattattattcttacagTACAAGAgccaaatgaatacatttttagttTCGAGTAAAAGTTGAGATTAGTGACGTACTGTAATGCAGATTAATAGAAAAAACCCTACAAATAcaagtgcattttatttctgttttcagGGCCACGGCGACGTCCTCACGCACCAAATTTACGGGAATGAGATGCGTTCCTCTAAGTCAGGGGTGggcagtcttatccggaaagggtcCGGTGTGGGCGCAGGTTTTCGTTCCAACCGAGCAGGAGGCGCACCTGATTCCAGCTGTTTAATCAGATGATctcgggtgtggcttctgcttggtcgggatgaaaacctgcacccacaccggcccctttccggataagactgccCACCCCTGCTCTAAGTGTACGCAGGTTACCCAGGTCATGTTCCAAGGTTTTTATATCGGTCTGGATGCAGAAAAtgttcagaaagtgtgtgtggatTTCCTGTTGTCAAAAAACTCAAGACTCGAGACCGTGAggttgttttaattttattagcatTGCTAATGCACATCACAACGAAAAGGTTAACTCATTGCAGTACAGTCAGAGCCcttgaaaagcagaaagaaaacTGAATAGAACTGGACACGGAGGAGTGCGTACTCCTGACGCTGACTCCCGACACTGTATCTTGACGAATCTAGCCACCTGTAATCCAGTGACATTGTGCTAATTTGGTGTGACATCTCTGCATTAGTGCCTTTTAATGCAACTTGCTTCATCATACAGTagataacatatatatatatatatatatatatatatatatatatatatatatatatatttattaaaaacatatcatCATGTTTAGCCAGGTTACAGAATCAGATTAAAAAGAGACTAGACAACTAAGCAacatatggaaataaaaaaaaaaaaaaaccccaaaattacATTGTTGTGTAAATATACATCTTCAGTGAACTTGCCACAGTTCAAAGATTCAACTCTATACATTACAACTCAGAGTAGAACTTGGAATTTCCAACAGTGATTTGGTTTTTGCACCATTTATCACTTTCACATAAGCAGTACGTTATTTTTAAAGTCATCTCTAAATTCGGCACAAAGTTCTGATAAATTGGTTTGCCCAGAAACAAAAGCGAAACTACACGCATACACAGAATTTGGCTTTGAACTCGATTCCACCGGCAGTCAGAGCTGCGCGTGTCGTTTTGGTGATACTAGCATGATCCCTATTCTGCCTTTTCCGTTTCCTTTTCCAAGTCTTCCGTCTTCGGATCTGTTCCGTCGGATTGATCGCCTTCTTGGGTGGGTGCGGTCTCACTGGTGTCATTGGCTGAATTTTTGTTCTCGTCAGTGGAGACCTGGTTTCCGACTTCGGCTGCTGCTCCTCCCAGCTCCTCTGGCTCCTGTGGCTTGTCTGGAGTTGTCTCAATCTCCACTTTCACCAAGTTGCTGTCCTTCAACAGTATATCAGTTTCAGAAGGCCCACCATTTGCACTGTTTCGCCTGCTGGTCGTGGGCGATTTCGTCACGACCATCTTGCTGCTACTTCCGCGTCGGCAGCATCTGCGGGCCAGGCACATAATGATCACCAGCAAAAAAGGGCAGATTAGTATGAGCGATACAATGATCAACAATAGTGTCATTTTCGTCATGTCCTTGAGATTGAATAGGCAGCCTGTTTGGTCACTGGTCGTAGGCTGAACTGCCGTTTGCTTGCTAGTACTGATGGAACTGGACTTCGTTGTAGATGTTTGTTTGGGAGTATTGGATGGTCTGTATGAACTGGTCACAAAATCTGCTGTGGGACTGTTTGTAAAGAGGCTTGTAGATGCTTCGATGGTAGTTCCATTTTCCTGAGCTCTTAGTCCTTCCAGACTCACAAGCAGAATGAAGCACACAAAATGGTACATTTTGGAATCTGtaagagaatgaagaaaaacagtTTTTTCTGAATGAGTGGCACCCTGTGAAAACCCTTCATATAGTGGAGTTTCGACTTGTTTTCGTATCGACTATATACAGGATTTCTTGACCTGAgatatgtttctcttttccaGGCATCTCAATCGCAAGAAAAGCGATGAGACACTTGTGTTTAGCGTTCCTTTCCGACTCCAATAAGACGCAccgactttatttatttagcatttaagacgtattaaaggaaaaatgaaaatcgaaaaaatacatttgaccATGACGATATATCTATGACGATGATTCTCTTTCCTTTACTACGTCTTAAAGTGTTTCAGATCAGTGTTTCCTGTGCGACAGCCATTATCTCAGCCTTTTTGTTACACAGGCTCcttatatatctatattatataagtACTATATAACTTTATAGAAAACCTCTAGAAAAgtttataaagtaaaaaaaatttccatcaagtgaaatatatttttgcatttgtaaATTACAGACAAAGTATATGTTATAGGCAGAGGAAAAAAATTGGTCCAaaccagatttatttatttatttattatttatttttttgtcgtCTGCCAGACTTCAGCCAATGGGTCCCTACacttaaatgaatatttatttttcatgtttttttttttttttttcatatgcaAATTCTCTTTCTACTATTTGGCAACACACTTACACAGTTGGTCCGGGACGtttgtaaatgtaacattttcacTAAGTCAAAAGTCTCACAGTCTGGCTAtaacctgttttatttatttatttatttatttatttatttatagattataatataatagcaaTTCATTACAACAACCTActcaataatgaaaaaaaaagttgttgtttgttgatttAAATTTTCCAAAGATGTTCATGTTTCTACCTGTATGGAGTAAGAGCATTAGTGTGAACCACTTGTTTTACATTCTACATGAGATTTTAATCATCTGTGATGATGGTTGATCCTCACTGAATTCAGTAACactgtaaagctgtaagtttaatAATACTCAGCAGTTTTCTTTTAGAGGATCAGCGAGCTGTAAATTTCTGAACGTTGGTCTGCCGAGCTTTAATTTGTCCAGATCCGCAGCTGAATCGTAATTCCACTGAAATGAAGGAGTAAAATCGAATTTACGTATTGAAACCTTCAATGCAAATTGATAGCTGTACAGTCACACGATATGTCTCGTTTAACCACAGATGGTAAAACTACCCGAATTCTTTACTCGgataaacaattttttaaaagactAAATCTAGACCATTCCTCTGATAAAACTTGAAGTAGAGCTTTAGATTCTTCAAGCATAGACTCTAACATTTGTACTTAAGTCAGTTTAAAAGTACAACAAAAGATTTACAAATCGCATGCTGGTCTGATTTTAGTTACTGATGGTAAATTAGTGCCTCTTTCACAGAGGAACCGAGAAACCACGAAACATGCGAAAAGATCAGTTaacagctttttttcccctttcaaaTAGTTTTAGCTAGCATGAGAATACCTAGCTGTCAAaatacaaagtgtgtgtgtatatgtgtatatatatatatatatatatatatatatatacatatcaatcatatttcatatttgtgATGTCATAGTCTATATTAAAAAGATagtaaaaagttttaaatattaggtaaaaggaaaaaaaagcacagatttaaacaaacaaataaataaataaataaataaataaataaataccggGCCCAATTAGAGCAACAAATGAATTGTACTTCGTAACTTCCCACCTCAGCGTTTATTCTCctgaaagaattaaataaaaaaagtggaCTCAAGTGTAGGTTAAGATGACAGATGGAGATCTGTTCCTTACCTCTAAATTTTTGACGGTTGTTTGCGACCGCTTTGAGATCACCGGGCAGATGTTGTCGCGTGAAGTAAGGTGTGAAATGTGAAGCAGCTGGTGCTGAAGCATGAGGAGATATGGCTCTGACTGCACAGAATAGCATCTACAAGCGACACATTTCCTGTCCCTTTTTCACTTCTGCTGTGGTTTtattggaaatatttttaaaccaaCATGTGGCTTGAGCTTGCCATGCATGTTAAGCCTCGCCCTCGGCCCTCTAAACGATCCGATATTACTCTCAAGGGTCTCAGGTTATGTGATCCTTGTCGtataattttatcatttttttggGGCTTGGGAAAAGCCCTATATAAATGAAGATGATGTTGGAAAAGCTGCTCATTTTTAACAGTAATTACAGGGATTGTAAGAATCTGATGGATGTGATGAATTTGATGGAATGGAGTCTACGTGTATACACGAACAGAATGAAATGCACACACTCTAGAGGAGCGCTGTTCTTCATCCTTACAACAAGTATGTCGGAGTCTGTCTGACGCCTTAGCTGCTCGGTCACGTCGCGGTTGGGCTGGTGAGAAAGCGTTACAATCATTACGGTATCATCTCAGAGCAGGTTTATCGAATGATAATTGAACGCACAacactcttctttctctcttccactCTTGCTAAAATATATTCATTGGGCTTGCAGACATCACGCACCTCAATCTTGGGACGTTCCGCTTTCATTATCTTAGGGGAGTCACCTTTGAtaggaaaaaaaactttgatagttcatttactgtaaaaaaataaagaacatttgCATATGAGATTAGCATGAACAGGATGATGATGCTCAAAGCCAGCAAGCTGCTAGGGGAAATGAAATTGGACCGTCTTTTTATATTGTGACTGAATTAAATGCTTTTCCGGGGAattttcagccttttttttttttttttttttggtccagctagctagcttgctaagcATGTTGGTTAAAATAAATAGCTGGAAACAGtgatatataaaaatgattttatccCTAAAAAACTGAATTAATTACTTTCTTAAACCCCATGCAAAGATACTCCAAGgacaaaagatcaaaacattagatgttggCTCAAAAACAGTTGGAGCGCCTACATGTACTCGTGCACAGGAACGTAGCTGCTCGTTGTGTTGACGTTTGATCTTGGGGCGGGGGTAAAAAGTAGGACTCAGAGTTTTCTTTGCTTTCTCCTCTTCAGGTTCA is a window of Ictalurus furcatus strain D&B chromosome 16, Billie_1.0, whole genome shotgun sequence DNA encoding:
- the LOC128620866 gene encoding uncharacterized protein LOC128620866 isoform X1, which translates into the protein MLFCAVRAISPHASAPAASHFTPYFTRQHLPGDLKAVANNRQKFRDSKMYHFVCFILLVSLEGLRAQENGTTIEASTSLFTNSPTADFVTSSYRPSNTPKQTSTTKSSSISTSKQTAVQPTTSDQTGCLFNLKDMTKMTLLLIIVSLILICPFLLVIIMCLARRCCRRGSSSKMVVTKSPTTSRRNSANGGPSETDILLKDSNLVKVEIETTPDKPQEPEELGGAAAEVGNQVSTDENKNSANDTSETAPTQEGDQSDGTDPKTEDLEKETEKAE
- the LOC128620866 gene encoding uncharacterized protein LOC128620866 isoform X2; the encoded protein is MLLLHTDSKMYHFVCFILLVSLEGLRAQENGTTIEASTSLFTNSPTADFVTSSYRPSNTPKQTSTTKSSSISTSKQTAVQPTTSDQTGCLFNLKDMTKMTLLLIIVSLILICPFLLVIIMCLARRCCRRGSSSKMVVTKSPTTSRRNSANGGPSETDILLKDSNLVKVEIETTPDKPQEPEELGGAAAEVGNQVSTDENKNSANDTSETAPTQEGDQSDGTDPKTEDLEKETEKAE